tgtgaattttaacaatgtttctcaaccatttagtccttacgttcagttttaggtttaggttttaagatatttatatattactacttagtggctgaatttcccgcgcatcagtttttatttttttataatttgtttttatattatatttaaaaattgtgcttacgtggaaaattgtggaagcttcaaaagctttggttatatatatatatatatatatatatacacattacCAACTAATGAGAGGaagtaattttgaaaaagagCATGAATAACTTTTTTAGCAGGCTTTATTTAAATGTAAAGAATCTACAACAAAATCATGTTTTGGTCAGAATGTATTTTGTATAATTGGTAGCTATTGGAACCAACTTGTTTACCTCTACAATTAAATAGATAAAGTGCTCATTGCGAAGATCATCTGCTGAATTTACCATTATTAGTAGTGCAAAGATAGATTCCAAACAGCCATTGTACATTATTAGTATAACAAAAGCCTAACCTGATATAGCATTGGATTCATCTGAAGTGCTCCCAAAGATAAGATTCACACTATTTGGAATAAAATAAGTTGCCACCTCTTCTACCATCACATCCACAGGAACATCTAATAAGCTGTCAACTATAACTTCTTTGTCACATCTTTGGAGGATTTCATCATTCAATTGAGACAAAACCAGCGTATTTTCCAcattaccaaaataataatagaagctTTCACTAACTGTTTGTTCATAATTCCCACTGTTTTTCCCGATTTCAATCTCTTAGTAGCACCATTCAAAGGTATAGATACTAGAACCATACTTCTCTACGTACCTCAAATAGATTTCCATTAATGGTTTTACATGGAAGGGAAAAGGTACCAGGACCATACGAAATACAAACATCAAATAGGTTGCCAGGGTCCACTTCACTTCTACAACACATCTCTACTTGAGTTCGGatacctctttttctttttcttttttcttttttttaaaaaaaaaatcaaacgcCTTTTTGACCTTGTAGCTCGTGCTTCGTCCATAACTATCTCAAATAATATACTTGTTCCATAATTATCGAACTAGTAACACAACATTACCGCTAACCACTCACCATATTTGTTAGttacttgaaaatttattaactGGGAAAATACAAAGTTCTGGTAGTTTGTGAATACCATAAAAAAGTTCTGGTAGTTTGTGAATaccataaaaaacaaatatgttaAAAGCTCTAACGAAAATCATATTAACAAGAAGTCATATAATTTACCAGTAATAATAACAATACTATCAGTAAAAAAGTAGCTAACCTTTTTCAAGAGAATAAGAAATTTGTTATACATTATCAGGGTTAAATACTAACCACACTGCAATCACAACATAAACAGAGGGAAAAAATTGAcctttgttaataaaataagcAGGTACTATGGAAAATCACAACTAACTACTTGTCACATGAGGCATAGGAATAATTGACCAATAACAAAGAGCTGGCCTTTGGTAAGGAAATAAGTAGTTAAAAAGCCTCAGTTAATTGGCAACAGAGTTTTCCAATTTTATAACAATCTCCTGTGGGGGAAAAAAGCACATCAAATAAGGACATAAAGTGTAAAAACATTGATGACGACCTTTGTTAAGACAATAAGCTGTTTAAAGACCCTTTATCATATAAGTTACCGAAAATGTACacacataaaacaaaatatactatTACGCAATCAGGGGAAGAAAAAGATGTAGAACCAAAtctgttttgaaatttgatttctaaagCATGGAGAGACAGTCCTGTGTGTGCaatataaacaagttttttgaaatacatcaTGGAAATATTAATGCATTATCAGAACTCTtaatttcaattcaaacaatTCCCTAGTTTCCTCGCAACTTGTtctgaaatataaaataaacatgcaaaataaatcataggaaagaaaataattatataattaaagaataaacatTCTTCACCAAGAGGAAGGAAAGCATAGTCAGATGAACGAAAGGAGTAATCAAACCTTAGGAATGGTTGGAATTCGTTTTGCATAGCATAAACCAGGAGCAGTAAAATTCTAAGTTTCCTTGCAACTTCCtatgaaatagaaaataaacatGCAACGTCAGTgctaggaaaacaaaaaaattatacaattaaacaatataattttttcacaacaacGAACGAAAGTATAGGCAGATGAAAGGAAGAAGTAATCAAACCTTAGGAAGTATAAACCAGGAGCATTAAAATTGTCAGTTTCCTTACAACTTGTTATGAAACGGAAAATAAACATGCAACATCAATCATAGAAAAACAATCAAATGATCAAGTTAACAGTGTGCATCAACTGTTGGTAAATAATGTAATGCTGCATAAGATGGTACATGACAGTGGCGGAGGTAGGATTTCAATTCAAGGGGGGCAAGCTTAGaagtcaatattaaaaaaatatatatatatttatatatatatatattaaaaaaaattataaaaacaactataagtgtcaaacaaaaactaattataCGCCAACTATATTTAGACATTTAAGTTAAtgctataaaataaattgtggaaataaattaatttgaaaaatatttaaaatatagcaATTTACTTGCAAAGTTGAATCCACATCTCACtatcttttcttgattgtttTTGAAACTATATGAAAAGTTcgactttctttttatttttcaaaataattaaaattttagttcatagcATAAACCCACAATTTAAAACTGAAATGTCAAGAAATTGaggaccaaaaaacaaaaacaaaaattgtgtacaatataagaCTATCGATTGAAATGTCATAAGAAAAACACTacaatgtattattattatgctaAGCTTAAGTGCAGGATAATTAAAAGCTAACAGCTAACAAGTTAAAGCTCTTGGTGTGTGTTATTGTGCCTAACGGAAATTCTTCCAATTATTTTTGCTTGTGTCATGAAACTTTTTCCttgtttcctattttttttccttacatgGTGTCATTGACTTAGGTAAGCTTGTCATTTTCCCTCTATTTCTGCAGGGCTAGGAAGCTTTTTTTCCtgatttgtgtttattttctaCATCAAGGAGGGTAAAGCATTCTAAATATTTCCTAATAGTAGTACATATGGAATATTTTTGGACGAGTCAGGGGGGGCACTTGCCCCCTCTCGCTCCCCCCCCCCTTGCTCCGCCTCTAGTACATGACAAAGACATTCATAAATTTGTGTACTATtacatgctaaaaattaaatactaacACTCAAATTTGACCATAAGCATTACACACATAACACGCAATATAACCCAATGTACACACAACATTTATCACCATTTCTATAGCTTATTGTACATTTCTTGTAACATCAAACAACACCAAACAACTAATATACCTCTAAAATACCATTCAAGAAAATACACGTAACACTCattcaagaaaataccaaagTATAAGTAATACaacttattaaatgaaaattatactctaacaaAAAACATACATTATGATTGATAAACTTTTATAATATCTACAACTATGTTTaccaacacaataaaattcTCAATgtatttcaaagaagagaatgaGTTTCTTACCTGAGATGATGGAGAGATAACACCAACTTCTGGCCGAAAATTCTTACAATGAGGAGAATATCTGAAAATGATGAGGAGAATTGCTTGAGAAGTAGATATAGCAGAAGAACTCGATTATAAAAGAGCCGAGTACGATTAATAACTCGATTTCCACTTAATCGGGTTCAGCTTCACGTGCAAACAACTGATGTGAAATGGCGTCAGAATAGTAAAAAACTCGATTATAACAAGACTGAGTAAAATTAATAACTCGATTATCAGTTATTCGGGTTTTAAGTACTCGTTTTCTTCGTTCCCGAGTTACAAACAGTAACGCGGAAATTTTTTATTGCCCAAAAGCCAGAATGGCTCACTAGGGTGGTAGGAACCTGCCCACAACTCGGCTTCCTAATAATCGAGTTATTTAAGTAACTTGGCTTTACAATGATCGAGTATTTAAACAGAagcacgctcctatatagtttcgaaacaggcattatgccaaatatttttccCAGAAGGGACAAAAGGCCAGAATCCTCTAAAATTGTGCACTTTCCTGTGTGAGCATTACTCACCTTAAAATGGCGACTCtgtacattcatcaccaaccagtACCCCACCAACTTCGAAGTTCAAACACATAATTAGCATTTCTCTTACTTTAGCAAAACCCAAACACCAAAGCCCAAACCCCATAACttattagaaataaaaaccCTCCATAACTCCTCTTCAATTTTCATGGCTTCCACCTCTTCATTCTCGCTCACCCCATGCCTTTTCCGCTCCACTGATTTCAACGATCACGTAAACTTCTCCTCCCCACTCATTCTTTTTCTGCATTACTCTATGTTTGGTTAGCGAGAAAATGCCCGAAAATTTAGTATGAGTAAACTAAGAGGACTGAGGAATAGTGGCCAGAATTTGATTTCATTGTTCcttcttttattcatttattgatttatttttattgctatttAGATGGATAAGCAGAGGGTTAGAGTTTTTGTTCCATAATTataattgttttgattgttgacTGTACTATATTAGAACTTGTTTTGTGTCTTATTCTCTGTTTGCTTCCCGAGAAAATGCCGGAAAAAAGTTTCCATTTTGTGCTGAGATTGTcgtttttgagaaaatttaacaTGAGGAAACTAAGAGGACCGAGGAATGGTAGTcagaatttgatttgattttttttttttttccggcgGTTTTGATGGATAAGCAGAGGTTTAGGATTTTTGTTCCATAATTATGATTGATTTGATTGTTGACTGTACtattttaaaacttgttttgtgTGTTTCTCTCTGTTTGGTTCCCCAGAAAATGCAGgaaaaaagtttcaattttgtgcTGAGATTGTCGTGTTTGAGAAAATTTAACATGAGGAAACTAAGAGGCCTGAGGAATAGTAGTCAGAacttgttttgaattttttttttttttttttcttgctattCAGATGGATAAGCAAagatttagggtttttgttcaattattaagattgttttgatttttgactgaactattttagaacttttttttgtgtgttacTCTCTGATTGGTTCCCTAGAAAATGCAGGAAAAGACTAGAAAATCACAAGAAAGTTTTCCATTTTATCATGGTATTGGTGTGGTTGAGAAAATTTAATATGAGGAAATTGAGAAATGTTGAGGAAAAGCGGATTGTTTTGTGTGTTACTCTCTGTTTGAGTTTTATGCGTTGGCTGAAACTTAAATACAGCTATTTGGGTGCAGTACATTAACTTTCCGAATTAAATTTAAATGCGTGGTTGCATTAACCATTGAAGCACAAAAAGTGTTATcttttctaagaaaaattaaatccaatGCAGTTAAGCGTTTGAACTTAATTGGGATCCTAATATACTACACCTAAGTCTTACTCTTATGCGTTTTGATTATGATGATTGATTGTTGTTTGTCTTTGATTAGAAGAGTGAATGTTcagtttggttgctgagaaattgTGGGAAAGCAGagaaatttttgacattttcgAGAGTTGGGGTATACACTAAAACATCATTCATGTTCAATTGGttctctaaaaatttatttgtgcAGCATTACTCTGTGTCTGGTTCCCTAAAAaatgtagaaaagaaaaaggctattttttctttccatttttataCTGAGGTTGTCTTGGTTTGGGAAATTTAATATGTGGAAATAAAGAGGTCTGAGAAATACCAGTCAGActttgattttatttgtatttttctttttaggtggATGAATGGAGGGTTAGGGTTTCATGCTTTATAATTCTGATTGTTGATTGTTATTTGTCTTTGATGGAAGAATGGATGTTCTCTTTGGTCGTTGAGAATGTGTGGGAAAGCAGATCCATAaacacttaaatttttttttggcggAGGGAGTGGGGGGTGGGTGGGAGATTGTTACACTATAAAATCCATGCTTAGTTGGAGacgaaaaaattattttgctcaTTGACggtgctttttttatttattagaaatTATTGCAACTTGAACTTTAAGTTCTATAAATTTGTTGAGTTCTTGGTAATCACTATTCTGGGTGATTGTTCCCTTTGGTTGTAGAGAAAATGTTGGAAAAGAAAACAGCAAAAATGTTTggaggttttattattttggttgtGGAAATGGGGAAAACTTTAACTGTAAAAttatttagaattattttttttgaaaaattaaaaaatagagaagaaaaggttggtattattattaattttttccatcccttcatgttgttttctttaattttcaggaaggtcttttttgttttgattctaaTTCTGATTGGTGGTTGCTCAGGATTTAACTGCAAGGAACTTCTTGCCAAGCTTTGGGTTCAAAAAGAATACCAATTTTAAGGGAAACCAGTTGTTAGTTGGGAACTCATTTAAATTGAATTGCTCAGTAGACAGAGAAATGGATGTCAGCACATCTGCCTTGGTTGATGGTGTTGCAGAGTGCTTAAATGGTATGTGTGGTTGTCATATTGTGGCAATAAAGATATGGGTTTTCATCGTATTTATGGTTAATTTGGTTTGTTGGTTGCAGAAATGGAGGTGAAGGAGCCAAGTATTTCAACAATGGTACTGAATTTTGAGAATAAGTTTGATCCTTATGAAGCAATGAGTACCCCACTATACCAAACAGCTACCTTTAAGCAGGTAATACTTGAGAAATTCTTGCTAATTTTTgtgaatttgtttgtttatattattcAAGAGAGACAGTTATGAGTTTGACTCATTTAAGAAGTTAAATGCGGGGCCAAACTGTGATTACTTAACCTTTTTTGATAATGTGATatctttaattatatttattaaaaatattttggatttgAACCCTTTTGGGAGAAAAGTTGGGTTGGGGCAGGGGGGTGGGCAGGGTTGTATGAAGGACTATTGATGTCATTaacatttctttatttcaaGCTATTGAGCAATGTTTTTGCTTTAAGGCACAGTGGGTGCTTACGGAAGCAAAAGGTTGGAGATATGAGATATCTGCTTAATTAGTGAAAGGGGAACTGGTGATTTCATCAAATGGTTTAAGTAAGGTGATGGGCGACCTTGCACACTCTCCATTTTGTGTCATCTAGTCTAACTAGCTTGTACCCTTGAAATTGTATTTGTTGTTCATCTTAAGGAGTTTTTCTCGTCCTTCTCAtctaatttcttttcttctcctaGCATGCTTGAATTTTTTAGAGGGTGAGGAAGGTTggtttatatgatttttatttttattttattttttataagtaaattgATTTATATGATGTTCTAAGTACGTATTGTAACTCTCCCTTTTAAATCTATGTTACATTTTTCATTACTTCTTTGTTGATTccttttcgttttcttttttgattctACTTTTCCAAATTCATGCCCAATCAAAGTTGTCAGTGTTTTAAAGCTTAAGGATTTTTCTAATTGGACATAATTCAATTGTTgcccaaacctttttttttccttcgcaTTTTAAAGGTCTCATTTTCCACCCTTTTATATCAGAGTGTTGGATGTTTAGATCACAAAAATATGTGTACTTTTTCAGATGGACTGAACAAAGACTGTTGTGATAATTACTAATTCACTGTTGGCTGTAAATTACAATCATCTTGTAGTTTGTGCCACCTTTTTGGCAGGCATGCACCTATTATTGTGCTTGACACATGCACCCTCACACACAAGGATTCTACCTGtaaatttgtattaattatAAAACATGAGATTTTGAACCCATCTTTACTTTGGATGTCTATATGTCATATGAGAAAATGTGCTTATTGGTCATCACACCTATGCATTTATCTACCTTTTATAATATCTGGATTGCCTCAACTATTTTTCTGACTCAAATAGTCTTTAATACTCTGTTATGCAGCCTTCTGCAACAGAAAATGGCCCCTATGACTATACCAGAAGTGGAAATCCTACACGGGATGCTCTAGAAAGGtgagattttttgtttggtgtaCAAATGCAGTTGAATCAGCTCTCTCAATTTATTTGTgccttttctattttatttctgATAAGCTTCACATCTCTGTATTCTCAGCCTTCTAGCAAAGCTTGATAAAGCAGATCGAGCATTTTGCTTTACTAGTGGAATGGCTGCTTTGGCTGCTGTATCTCATCTTGTTGGAACTGGTGCTTCCCACTGTTattaatatttagtatttaattttcttGGTATGCATGTATTAGATTCTCAAATTTACGTTCAGTGCTGTCAAATTAGCTGGATTGATGTCCATTGGGTTTGTAAAATACTTGCTGATTGTCAAATTGTTGGCTGcctgattttattattatttttaatctatttatttatttattatatttattgctAACAGTGTTTTTTTAGGTGAGGAAATTGTTGCTGGAGATGACCTGTATGGTGGTACTGATCGTTTGCTGTCAAAAGTCATTCCTAAAAAAGGAATAGTGGTGAAGTTAGTATTCCTTCCTCTTTTCTTTATATTAGTTCAGCTACAACTGATATTGAACATTATAACTCACTGCTTACAATGTGCAGGCGAGTGAATACAAGTGATTTGGATGAGGTTGCATCTGCCATTGGGCCCTGGACAAAGCTTGTGTGGCTGGAGACTCCGACCAACCCTCGACAGCAAATATCTGATATAAGAGTATGATTTCTTGGATCTAAAATTCTGAAAGTAGGTTATTGACTactatttttggtttatttaataCTGGGACAAGATTGTAGCCAATGAAGACAATAAAATTGTACG
The DNA window shown above is from Quercus lobata isolate SW786 chromosome 7, ValleyOak3.0 Primary Assembly, whole genome shotgun sequence and carries:
- the LOC115953492 gene encoding cystathionine beta-lyase, chloroplastic-like, giving the protein MASTSSFSLTPCLFRSTDFNDHDLTARNFLPSFGFKKNTNFKGNQLLVGNSFKLNCSVDREMDVSTSALVDGVAECLNEMEVKEPSISTMVLNFENKFDPYEAMSTPLYQTATFKQPSATENGPYDYTRSGNPTRDALESLLAKLDKADRAFCFTSGMAALAAVSHLVGTGEEIVAGDDLYGGTDRLLSKVIPKKGIVVKRVNTSDLDEVASAIGPWTKLVWLETPTNPRQQISDIRKIAEMAHAHGALLMVDNSIMSPVLSQPLTLGADIVMHSATKFIAGHSDLMAGVLAVNGESLAKELYFIQNAEGSGLAPFDCWICLRGIKTLALRVEKQQDNAQKIAEFLASHPRVKEVYYAGLPDHPGHDLHYSQAKGAGSVLSFLTGSLALSKHIVETTKYFSITVSFGSVKSLISMPCFMSHASIPAEVREARGLTEDLVRISVGIEDVNDLIADLDNALRTGPL